One part of the Proteiniborus sp. DW1 genome encodes these proteins:
- a CDS encoding aspartyl-phosphate phosphatase Spo0E family protein, producing MCNCYTEAIKTAIENKQEELNKLLESEIVDKTKALELSIELDKLIYKYYSYTMRTINALL from the coding sequence ATGTGCAATTGTTATACTGAAGCTATAAAAACTGCTATAGAAAACAAACAAGAAGAATTGAATAAACTTTTAGAAAGCGAAATAGTAGATAAAACAAAAGCTCTAGAGCTAAGTATTGAATTGGACAAGCTAATATATAAGTATTATTCCTATACTATGCGAACAATAAATGCTCTATTATAA
- a CDS encoding ZIP family metal transporter — MTAILNSENVIFVGIITSILAGLSTGLGALPIFFAKDVSNKTLDTMLGFAAGVMLAATSFSLVIPAIEAGGGGLKGAGIVLIGIILGGVFLDLTDKHSPHIHLLDKREEGNKSSLAKMWLFIIAIAIHNFPEGLAVGVGFGDGNVSNGITLAIGISLQNLPEGMAVALALVRENYSLGKAFLIALLTGLVEPIGAFIGLALVHIAAPLLPLILAFAAGAMLFVISDEIIPETHKNGYERQATYGVVIGFAIMMLLDVTLG; from the coding sequence ATGACAGCTATTTTAAATTCAGAAAATGTTATTTTTGTTGGAATCATAACTAGCATTTTAGCAGGGCTTTCTACTGGTTTAGGTGCTCTTCCTATCTTTTTCGCTAAAGATGTATCCAATAAAACACTTGACACAATGCTAGGCTTTGCTGCAGGAGTTATGCTAGCTGCAACATCTTTTTCTTTAGTTATTCCAGCCATAGAAGCTGGCGGAGGTGGTTTAAAGGGAGCTGGTATTGTATTAATCGGAATTATTCTTGGAGGAGTATTTTTAGACCTTACTGATAAGCATTCTCCTCATATTCATTTACTTGACAAGCGTGAAGAGGGAAACAAATCGTCTTTAGCTAAAATGTGGCTATTTATAATTGCCATAGCCATACACAACTTCCCTGAGGGACTTGCAGTAGGTGTTGGATTTGGTGATGGGAATGTATCTAACGGAATTACTTTGGCTATCGGTATAAGCCTCCAAAACCTGCCTGAAGGTATGGCAGTTGCATTAGCTTTAGTTAGAGAAAACTATTCTCTAGGAAAGGCTTTTTTAATTGCATTGTTAACAGGTTTAGTAGAGCCAATAGGTGCTTTCATAGGGCTAGCGCTTGTTCATATAGCTGCACCTTTATTGCCTCTAATATTAGCCTTTGCAGCTGGAGCAATGCTATTTGTTATCAGCGATGAGATAATTCCTGAAACTCATAAAAATGGTTATGAGAGGCAAGCTACTTATGGAGTAGTCATTGGATTTGCTATAATGATGCTGTTAGATGTTACCTTGGGATGA